A stretch of the Solanum dulcamara chromosome 6, daSolDulc1.2, whole genome shotgun sequence genome encodes the following:
- the LOC129893214 gene encoding L-ascorbate oxidase homolog — protein MSILWWSLLVLQILFQLGFSNGESPYRWYNWNITYGDIYPLGVKQQGILINGQFPGPPIDSVTNDNLIINVFNSLDEPFLLSWNGIQQRRNSWQDGVYGTNCPIPPGQNFTYVLQVKDQIGSFFYFPSLAMHKAAGGYGGITIRSRPLIPVPFPPPAGDYTILVGDWFKQNHTDLKAILDGGNDLPFPDGLLVNGRGSNGLTFTVDQGRTYRFRISNVGLTTAINFRIQGHKMVLVETEGTHTLQNTYESLDIHLGQSYSVLVTMDQPGQDYYIVASTRFTSPVLTATSILHYSNSAGSVSGPPPGGPTIEIDWSLNQARSVRQNLTASGPRPNPQGSYHYGLVNTTRTIRLANSAPMINGKKRYAVNSVSFIPADTPLKLADYFKIPGVFNLGSIQDYPNGGGGYLQTSVMAADFRAYVEVVFENPEDTVQSWHIDGHIFFVVGMDGGQWSAASRLNYNLRDGISRCAIQVYPKSWTALYMPLDNVGMWNIRSENWARQYLGQQFYLRVYSPVNSWRDEYPIPKGALLCGRASGRRTRPL, from the exons ATGAGTATCTTGTGGTGGTCTTTATTGGTGTTGCAAATCTTATTCCAATTGGGTTTTTCCAATGGGGAAAGCCCATATAGATGGTATAATTGGAATATTACTTATGGTGATATCTATCCTCTTGGTGTCAAGCAACAG GGGATATTGATAAATGGGCAGTTCCCAGGACCCCCAATAGATAGTGTTACCAATGATAACTTGATTATCAATGTTTTCAACAGTTTGGATGAACCTTTTCTCTTGTCCTG GAATGGAATACAACAGAGGAGGAACTCATGGCAGGATGGAGTATATGGGACTAACTGTCCGATCCCACCAGGCCAAAACTTCACATATGTTCTACAAGTTAAGGACCAGATTGGAAGTTTCTTTTATTTCCCCTCATTGGCTATGCACAAAGCTGCTGGAGGCTATGGTGGCATTACAATCCGTAGTCGTCCGCTGATTCCTGTTCCTTTTCCTCCACCTGCTGGAGATTACACTATATTGGTTGGTGACTGGTTCAAGCAAAATCACACT GATCTCAAGGCAATTTTAGATGGAGGAAATGATCTTCCCTTCCCTGATGGCCTTCTAGTGAACGGTCGTGGATCAAATGGTTTAACTTTCACAGTTGATCAAG GTAGGACTTACAGATTCAGGATTTCCAATGTTGGCCTCACAACAGCTATAAATTTTAGAATCCAGGGGCACAAGATGGTCTTAGTTGAAACAGAAGGGACTCACACCCTGCAGAACACCTATGAGTCGCTTGATATCCATTTGGGTCAGTCTTATTCTGTATTGGTCACAATGGACCAGCCAGGACAGGACTATTACATTGTCGCCTCAACGCGCTTCACTTCACCAGTACTAACAGCAACATCAATTCTTCACTACAGCAACTCAGCAGGAAGTGTTTCTGGTCCTCCCCCAGGTGGACCGACAATTGAGATTGATTGGTCTCTCAATCAGGCTCGATCTGTTAG GCAAAATTTGACAGCAAGTGGTCCAAGGCCTAATCCGCAAGGTTCTTATCACTACGGGTTGGTTAACACCACGCGGACAATTAGACTGGCAAATTCTGCTCCAATGATTAATGGTAAAAAGAGGTATGCAGTCAACAGTGTGTCATTCATTCCAGCAGACACACCACTCAAACTTGCAGACTACTTCAAGATTCCAGGGGTCTTTAACCTTGGCAGCATCCAAGACTACCCGAATGGAGGTGGTGGTTATCTCCAGACCTCTGTCATGGCTGCTGATTTCAGAGCCTACGTCGAAGTTGTGTTCGAGAATCCTGAAGACACTGTCCAGTCATGGCATATTGACGGCCATATCTTCTTTGTTGTAGG GATGGATGGTGGACAATGGTCAGCTGCAAGCAGATTGAACTACAACTTGAGAGATGGAATTTCACGTTGTGCTATTCAG GTTTATCCAAAATCATGGACAGCCTTATACATGCCATTGGACAATGTGGGAATGTGGAACATCAGATCAGAGAATTGGGCACGACAGTACTTAGGCCAGCAATTCTACCTTCGCGTTTATTCACCTGTTAATTCATGGAGAGATGAGTATCCAATTCCAAAGGGTGCTCTTCTCTGTGGCCGTGCATCTGGACGCAGGACTCGCCCACTCTAA
- the LOC129893094 gene encoding L-ascorbate oxidase homolog encodes MGKGWSSWFPLMVVVMMFLHVNLINGEDPYRFYTWNVTYGDIYPLGVTQQGILINGQFPGPLIQCVTNENLIINVFNNLDEPFLISWNGVEQRRNSWQDGVYGTTCPIPPGKNFTYVLQVKDQIGSFYYFPSLAFHKAAGGFGSINIASRSVIPVPFPPPAGEFSILTGDWFKQNHSDLKAILDGGHDLPFPDGLLINGRGSNGYTFTVDQGKTYRFRISNVGLTLSVNFRIQGHKMMVVEIEGTHTVQNTYDSLDIHVGQSYSVLLTADQPAQDYYIVVSTRFTSQVLTATSTLHYSNSAGSVTGPPPGGPTIEIDWSFNQARSLRRNLSASGPRPNPQGSYHYGLINTTRTIRLANSAPIINGKQRYAINSVSFIPADTPLKLADHFNIPGVFTLGSIPDSPTGSGAYLQTSVMAADFRAYTEVIFENLEDSVQSYHIDGHHFFVVGMGRGEWTPASRLTYNLRDTISRSTVQVYPKSWTALYMPLDNVGMWNIRSQNWARQYLGQQFYLRVYSPVNSWRDENPIPSNALLCGRTSSRGTMHQ; translated from the exons ATGGGAAAAGGATGGAGCTCTTGGTTTCCTTTAATGGTAGTGGTGATGATGTTTCTTCATGTAAATCTCATTAATGGGGAAGACCCTTATAGGTTCTACACTTGGAATGTTACATATGGTGATATTTACCCACTTGGTGTCACACAACAG GGGATATTGATAAATGGGCAATTTCCAGGACCACTTATTCAGTGTGTGACTAATGAAAACTTGATTATCAATGTTTTCAACAATTTGGATGAGCCCTTTCTCATTTCCTG GAATGGCGTTGAGCAGCGGAGAAATTCATGGCAGGATGGAGTCTATGGTACTACTTGTCCCATTCCACCAGGCAAAAACTTCACTTATGTTCTCCAAGTCAAGGATCAGATTGGTAGTTTCTACTACTTCCCTTCTCTTGCTTTCCACAAAGCAGCAGGAGGATTTGGTAGCATAAATATCGCCAGTCGCTCCGTGATTCCTGTTCCTTTTCCTCCTCCTGCTGGAGAGTTCTCCATACTGACTGGAGATTGGTTTAAACAAAACCATAGT GACCTCAAAGCAATTTTGGATGGTGGACATGATCTTCCCTTCCCTGACGGGCTTCTTATCAACGGACGTGGATCAAATGGTTATACATTCACCGTGGATCAAG GCAAGACTTACAGATTCAGGATATCAAACGTTGGGCTCACACTTTCCGTTAATTTCAGAATCCAGGGGCATAAGATGATGGTAGTTGAAATAGAAGGGACTCACACTGTGCAAAATACATATGATTCTCTTGATATCCATGTGGGACAGTCCTACTCTGTGTTGTTAACAGCAGATCAACCTGCACAAGATTACTATATCGTTGTGTCGACGCGTTTCACATCTCAGGTGCTCACAGCTACATCTACTCTTCATTATAGTAACTCAGCAGGAAGTGTTACTGGCCCTCCTCCTGGTGGACCAACAATTGAAATCGATTGGTCTTTCAATCAGGCCCGATCACTCAG GCGTAATCTATCAGCTAGTGGACCGAGACCTAACCCCCAGGGTTCCTACCACTACGGACTGATTAACACCACACGCACAATTAGACTCGCAAATTCAGCTCCAATCATCAATGGGAAGCAAAGATATGCTATAAACAGTGTGTCGTTTATTCCAGCAGATACACCACTTAAACTTGCTGATCACTTCAATATTCCCGGGGTCTTTACCCTTGGAAGCATTCCAGATAGCCCTACTGGATCCGGTGCTTACCTTCAGACATCCGTTATGGCTGCTGATTTTCGAGCTTATACTGAGGTTATATTTGAGAATTTAGAAGACAGTGTGCAGTCTTACCACATTGATGGACACCATTTCTTCGTTGTGGG GATGGGTCGAGGAGAGTGGACTCCTGCAAGCAGATTAACGTACAATTTAAGGGACACGATATCTCGTTCAACTGTTCAG GTATACCCAAAGTCCTGGACTGCACTATACATGCCATTAGACAATGTGGGAATGTGGAATATAAGGTCTCAGAATTGGGCTCGTCAATATTTAGGACAGCAATTTTATCTACGAGTTTATTCACCCGTAAATTCGTGGAGAGATGAAAATCCAATTCCCAGCAATGCCCTTCTTTGTGGAAGAACATCAAGCAGAGGAACTATGCACCAGTAA